One stretch of Streptomyces sp. 135 DNA includes these proteins:
- a CDS encoding acetyl-CoA carboxylase biotin carboxylase subunit, which produces MFDTVLVANRGEIAVRVIRTLRALGVRSVAVFSDADADARHVREADTAVRLGPAPAAESYLSVERILAAAAASGAQAIHPGYGFLAENATFARACADAGLVFIGPPASAIELMGDKIRAKETVKEAGVPVVPGSSGSGLTDAELAAAAREIGTPVLLKPSAGGGGKGMRLVRDEALLAEEIAAARREARASFGDDTLLVERWIDRPRHIEIQVLADGQGHVIHLGERECSLQRRHQKIIEEAPSVLLDEATRAAMGEAAVQAARSCGYAGAGTVEFIVPVKDPSSYYFMEMNTRLQVEHPVTELVTGLDLVEWQLRVAAGERLPFAQEDITLTGHAVEARICAEDPSRGFLPSGGTVLALREPQGDGVRTDSGLSEGTEVGSLYDPMLSKVIAYGPDRATALRKLRAALAGTVTLGVPTNAGFLRRLLAHPAVVAGELDTGLVEREVDGLVPDGVPDEVYEAAAAVRRAALAPADAEDGWRDPFSVPSGWRLGGTPAPLTHWLHASGLEPVTHQLRGSGHTVTPDRVSVTVDGTRHTFHRAGDWLGRDGDAWQVRDHDPVEASLTGAAHAGADALTAPMPGTVTVVKVSPGDRVSAGQSLLVVEAMKMEHVICAPHAGTVTELDVTAGTTVAMDQVLAVVLPDDEAHDEAHGGTHDEAHEAGR; this is translated from the coding sequence ATGTTCGACACGGTGCTCGTCGCCAACCGCGGCGAGATCGCGGTCCGCGTCATCCGCACGCTGCGGGCGCTCGGCGTCCGCTCGGTGGCCGTGTTCAGCGACGCGGACGCGGACGCCCGCCATGTGCGCGAGGCGGACACGGCGGTGCGGCTCGGCCCCGCGCCGGCCGCCGAAAGCTATCTGTCCGTGGAGCGCATCCTCGCGGCGGCGGCCGCCTCGGGCGCCCAGGCGATCCACCCGGGCTACGGATTCCTCGCGGAGAACGCCACGTTCGCGCGGGCCTGCGCCGACGCCGGACTCGTCTTCATCGGCCCGCCCGCCTCGGCGATCGAGCTGATGGGCGACAAGATCCGCGCCAAGGAGACGGTGAAGGAGGCCGGCGTCCCGGTCGTCCCCGGCTCCTCAGGGAGCGGCCTGACCGACGCAGAACTGGCCGCCGCCGCGCGGGAGATCGGCACCCCGGTGCTGCTCAAGCCGAGCGCGGGCGGCGGCGGCAAGGGCATGCGCCTGGTGCGCGACGAGGCCCTGCTCGCCGAGGAGATCGCGGCGGCCCGCCGGGAGGCCCGCGCCTCCTTCGGCGACGACACGCTGCTCGTGGAGCGGTGGATCGACCGCCCCCGGCACATCGAGATCCAGGTCCTCGCGGACGGCCAGGGACATGTGATCCACCTCGGCGAGCGCGAGTGCTCCCTCCAGCGCCGCCACCAGAAGATCATCGAGGAGGCGCCCAGCGTCCTCCTGGACGAGGCCACGCGCGCGGCGATGGGCGAGGCGGCGGTCCAGGCGGCCCGCTCCTGCGGGTACGCGGGCGCGGGCACGGTCGAGTTCATCGTGCCGGTCAAGGACCCCTCCTCGTACTACTTCATGGAGATGAACACCCGCCTCCAGGTGGAGCACCCCGTCACGGAGCTGGTCACCGGCCTCGACCTGGTGGAGTGGCAGCTGCGGGTGGCCGCCGGGGAGCGCCTGCCGTTCGCGCAGGAGGACATCACCCTCACCGGGCACGCGGTGGAGGCCCGGATCTGCGCCGAGGACCCTTCCCGCGGCTTCCTCCCCTCGGGCGGCACCGTCCTCGCCCTGCGCGAGCCGCAGGGTGACGGCGTGCGCACGGATTCCGGCCTGAGCGAGGGCACGGAGGTCGGCAGCCTCTACGACCCGATGCTCTCCAAGGTCATCGCGTACGGCCCCGACCGCGCCACGGCCCTGCGCAAGCTGCGGGCCGCGCTCGCCGGGACGGTCACCCTGGGCGTGCCGACGAACGCGGGCTTCCTGCGCAGACTGCTGGCCCACCCGGCGGTGGTCGCGGGCGAGCTGGACACCGGCCTCGTGGAGCGCGAGGTGGACGGCCTGGTCCCGGACGGCGTGCCCGACGAGGTGTACGAGGCGGCGGCCGCCGTGCGCCGGGCCGCGCTCGCGCCGGCGGACGCGGAGGACGGCTGGCGGGACCCCTTCTCCGTGCCGAGCGGCTGGCGGCTCGGCGGCACCCCGGCGCCCCTGACCCACTGGCTGCACGCGTCGGGACTTGAACCCGTCACTCACCAGCTCCGGGGAAGCGGCCACACCGTCACCCCCGACCGCGTCTCGGTCACCGTCGACGGCACCCGGCACACCTTCCACCGCGCGGGCGACTGGCTGGGCCGGGACGGCGACGCCTGGCAGGTGCGGGACCACGACCCCGTGGAGGCGAGCCTCACCGGCGCCGCGCACGCCGGGGCCGACGCGCTCACCGCCCCCATGCCGGGCACCGTCACGGTCGTGAAGGTCTCCCCCGGCGACCGGGTGAGCGCGGGTCAGAGCCTGCTGGTGGTCGAGGCGATGAAGATGGAGCACGTCATCTGCGCCCCGCACGCCGGCACGGTCACCGAGCTGGACGTCACCGCGGGCACCACGGTCGCCATGGACCAGGTCCTCGCGGTGGTCCTCCCGGACGACGAGGCACACGACGAGGCACACGGCGGGACACACGACGAAGCGCACGAGGCAGGGCGATGA
- a CDS encoding hydroxymethylglutaryl-CoA lyase, whose translation MTAAGLPMTVPDPQLPPRVRIHEVGARDGLQNEQAVVPTEVKAEFIHRLADAGLTTVEATSFVHPKWVPQLADAERLFPLLGDLQDVRLPVLVPNERGLERALALGAHRVAVFASATESFAKANLNRTVDEALAMFDPVVTRAREQRMHVRGYLSMCFGDPWEGPVPVEQVVHVCRALLDMGCDELSLGDTIGVATPGHVAALLTALNEAEVPTDRIGVHFHDTYGQALANTLAALRHGVTTVDASAGGLGGCPYAKSATGNLATEDLVWMLHGLGIDTGVDLGRLCATSAWMAGHLGRPSPSRTVRALTHQEQ comes from the coding sequence ATGACCGCCGCCGGGCTCCCGATGACCGTCCCGGACCCGCAGCTGCCGCCCCGCGTCCGCATCCACGAGGTCGGCGCCCGGGACGGCCTGCAGAACGAGCAGGCGGTCGTCCCCACCGAGGTCAAGGCGGAGTTCATCCACCGCCTGGCCGACGCGGGCCTGACCACGGTCGAGGCGACCAGCTTCGTGCACCCCAAGTGGGTGCCCCAGCTGGCCGACGCCGAGCGGCTCTTCCCCCTCCTCGGCGACCTCCAGGACGTGCGCCTGCCGGTCCTCGTGCCGAACGAACGCGGCCTGGAGCGGGCCCTCGCGCTCGGCGCCCACCGCGTCGCCGTCTTCGCCAGCGCCACCGAGTCCTTCGCCAAGGCCAACCTCAACCGCACGGTGGACGAGGCCCTCGCCATGTTCGACCCGGTGGTCACCCGCGCGCGTGAGCAGCGGATGCACGTGCGCGGCTATCTCTCGATGTGCTTCGGCGACCCGTGGGAGGGCCCGGTCCCCGTCGAGCAGGTCGTTCACGTCTGCCGCGCGCTGCTCGACATGGGGTGCGACGAGCTGAGCCTCGGCGACACCATCGGCGTGGCCACCCCGGGCCATGTGGCCGCCCTGCTCACCGCGTTGAACGAGGCGGAGGTCCCGACCGACCGGATCGGCGTGCACTTCCACGACACGTACGGCCAGGCGCTCGCCAACACCCTGGCCGCCCTGCGCCACGGCGTGACGACGGTGGACGCCTCCGCGGGCGGTCTCGGCGGCTGCCCGTACGCGAAGAGCGCCACCGGCAATCTCGCCACCGAAGACCTCGTCTGGATGCTGCACGGCCTCGGCATCGACACCGGGGTCGACCTCGGCCGTCTCTGCGCCACCAGCGCCTGGATGGCCGGCCACCTGGGCCGACCCAGCCCGTCCCGCACCGTCCGCGCCCTGACCCACCAGGAGCAGTGA
- a CDS encoding TetR/AcrR family transcriptional regulator: protein MATRTDAPTRREQILKEAARLFAERGFHGVGVDEIGAAVGISGPGLYRHFAGKDAMLAELLVGISGQLLTGGKRCLADTDGAPGRVLDSLIEGHIDFALDDRSLITLHDRELDRLRDSDRKLVRQLQRQYVEIWVEVVRKVYPDLAEKAARVAVHAVFGLLNSTPHLSRRDVLPSRAGMAELLHRLARGAFAAAAAE from the coding sequence ATGGCCACCAGAACCGACGCCCCCACCCGCCGCGAGCAGATCCTCAAGGAGGCTGCCCGGCTCTTCGCCGAGCGCGGCTTCCACGGGGTCGGGGTGGACGAGATAGGGGCCGCCGTGGGGATCAGCGGACCCGGTCTCTACCGGCACTTCGCGGGCAAGGACGCGATGCTCGCCGAGCTGCTTGTCGGCATCAGCGGGCAGCTCCTGACGGGCGGCAAGCGGTGCCTGGCCGACACGGACGGGGCGCCCGGGCGGGTGCTGGACTCGCTCATCGAGGGCCACATCGACTTCGCCCTCGACGACCGCTCCCTGATCACCCTGCACGACCGCGAGCTGGACCGCCTGCGGGACAGCGACCGCAAGCTGGTCCGCCAGCTCCAGCGGCAGTACGTGGAGATCTGGGTGGAGGTGGTGCGCAAGGTCTACCCCGACCTCGCCGAGAAGGCGGCCCGGGTCGCGGTGCACGCCGTCTTCGGGCTGCTGAACTCCACGCCGCACCTCAGCCGCCGCGACGTGCTGCCCAGCCGGGCCGGCATGGCGGAGCTGCTGCACCGCCTCGCGCGGGGGGCCTTCGCGGCGGCGGCCGCCGAGTGA
- a CDS encoding carboxyl transferase domain-containing protein, giving the protein MRQAPVLTSAADPASEAWRANETAHTALVEELRAKLAAAALGGGERARARHVARGKLLPRDRVDTLLDPGSPFLELAPLAAEGMYGGDAPAAGVIAGIGRVSGRECVIVANDATVKGGTYYPMTVKKHLRAQEVALENRLPCLYLVDSGGAFLPMQDEVFPDREHFGRIFYNQARMSGAGIAQIAAVLGSCTAGGAYVPAMSDEAVIVREQGTIFLGGPPLVKAATGEVVTAEELGGGAVHSRTSGVTDHLAEDDAHALRIVRNIVATLPARGELPWAVQPVEEPKVDPLGLYGAVPTDSRTPYDVREVIARVVDGSRFQEFKAEYGTTLVTGFAHIHGHPVGIVANNGILFSESAQKGAHFIELCDQRGIPLVFLQNISGFMVGKDYEAGGIAKHGAKMVTAVACARVPKLTVVVGGSYGAGNYSMCGRAYSPRFLWMWPNAKISVMGGEQAASVLATVKRDQLEARGEQWAAEDEEAFKDPIRAQYEDQGNAYYATARLWDDGVIDPLETRQVLGLALTACAGAPLPQRDPAAPGFGVFRM; this is encoded by the coding sequence ATGCGGCAGGCACCAGTGCTGACGAGCGCGGCTGATCCCGCGTCGGAGGCGTGGCGGGCGAACGAGACGGCGCACACCGCCCTCGTCGAAGAGCTGCGGGCCAAGCTCGCGGCGGCCGCGCTCGGCGGCGGCGAGCGGGCCCGCGCCCGCCATGTGGCGCGCGGCAAGCTGCTGCCCCGGGACCGGGTGGACACGCTCCTCGACCCCGGCTCGCCCTTCCTGGAGCTGGCTCCCCTCGCGGCCGAGGGGATGTACGGCGGGGACGCCCCGGCGGCCGGTGTCATCGCCGGGATCGGCCGGGTCTCGGGCCGCGAGTGCGTGATCGTCGCCAATGACGCCACGGTCAAGGGCGGCACGTACTACCCCATGACGGTGAAGAAGCACCTGCGCGCCCAGGAGGTGGCCCTGGAGAACCGCCTCCCGTGTCTCTACCTCGTCGACTCGGGCGGCGCCTTCCTGCCGATGCAGGACGAGGTCTTCCCCGACCGCGAGCACTTCGGGCGGATCTTCTACAACCAGGCGCGGATGTCGGGCGCGGGCATTGCGCAGATCGCGGCCGTGCTCGGCTCGTGCACGGCCGGCGGGGCGTATGTCCCGGCGATGAGCGACGAGGCGGTGATCGTGCGCGAGCAGGGCACGATCTTCCTCGGCGGCCCGCCCCTGGTGAAGGCCGCGACCGGCGAGGTCGTGACCGCGGAGGAGCTGGGCGGCGGCGCGGTCCACTCCCGCACCTCCGGCGTCACCGACCACCTCGCCGAGGACGACGCGCACGCGCTGCGCATCGTGCGGAACATCGTGGCCACCCTCCCCGCGCGCGGGGAGCTGCCGTGGGCGGTACAGCCCGTGGAGGAGCCCAAGGTCGACCCCTTGGGCCTGTACGGCGCGGTGCCGACGGACTCCCGCACCCCCTATGACGTCCGCGAGGTCATCGCGCGCGTGGTGGACGGCTCGCGCTTCCAGGAGTTCAAGGCGGAGTACGGCACGACGCTGGTCACCGGCTTCGCGCACATCCACGGCCACCCGGTCGGGATCGTCGCGAACAACGGCATCCTGTTCTCCGAGTCCGCCCAGAAGGGCGCCCACTTCATCGAGCTGTGCGACCAGCGCGGCATCCCCCTGGTCTTCCTCCAGAACATCTCCGGCTTCATGGTCGGCAAGGACTACGAGGCGGGCGGCATCGCCAAGCACGGCGCGAAGATGGTCACGGCCGTGGCCTGCGCCCGCGTCCCGAAGCTGACGGTCGTCGTCGGCGGTTCGTACGGCGCGGGCAACTACTCGATGTGCGGCCGGGCCTACAGCCCCCGCTTCCTGTGGATGTGGCCGAACGCCAAGATCTCCGTGATGGGCGGCGAGCAGGCCGCCTCCGTCCTCGCCACGGTCAAGCGCGACCAGCTGGAGGCGCGCGGCGAGCAGTGGGCGGCCGAGGACGAGGAGGCCTTCAAGGACCCGATCCGCGCGCAGTACGAGGACCAGGGCAACGCCTACTACGCCACGGCCCGCCTCTGGGACGACGGCGTGATCGACCCCCTGGAGACCCGGCAGGTGCTCGGCCTGGCGCTGACCGCGTGCGCGGGCGCCCCACTTCCCCAGAGGGACCCCGCGGCGCCCGGCTTCGGCGTCTTCCGGATGTGA
- a CDS encoding DUF4429 domain-containing protein has protein sequence MAEIIQRDGTWTFDGQTLRLVPGHDKSVSLLRKTLGELTVSLGALAGIAFEHGKKSGRLRLRLRDGADPLLQATGGKLADSDPYQLIVEPDRYGVAEYLVDEVRNAHLIEQVPTAPCQAYLLPGPSVPLSVSAGDGTASFDGERIRLEWNWKTEEAKSASGTRSLPLAEVAAVEWQPAVGLENGYLRFTVRNTPSKTPPKYDPNAVELWGFKKDPLMALVAAAVQARLPHPSAPTAPAAPEDAPPALTKSTAPAPPAEDHDALLRRLRELGELHRAGILTEDEFTAAKQAVLRRM, from the coding sequence ATGGCGGAAATCATCCAGCGCGACGGGACCTGGACCTTCGACGGACAGACGCTGCGGCTCGTGCCGGGCCACGACAAGAGCGTCTCCCTGCTCCGCAAGACACTGGGCGAACTGACCGTATCGCTGGGCGCGTTGGCGGGCATCGCCTTCGAGCACGGAAAGAAGTCGGGCCGGTTGCGGCTGCGCCTGCGCGACGGCGCCGACCCGCTGCTCCAGGCGACGGGCGGCAAGCTGGCGGACAGCGACCCGTATCAGCTGATCGTGGAACCCGACCGGTACGGCGTGGCGGAGTACCTGGTCGACGAGGTGCGCAACGCCCATCTGATCGAACAGGTGCCGACCGCCCCCTGCCAGGCCTACCTCCTCCCCGGCCCGTCCGTGCCGCTGTCGGTCTCCGCCGGGGACGGCACCGCGAGCTTCGACGGGGAGCGGATACGCCTGGAGTGGAACTGGAAGACGGAGGAGGCGAAGTCGGCGTCCGGCACCCGGTCCCTGCCGCTCGCCGAGGTCGCGGCGGTGGAGTGGCAGCCGGCGGTCGGCCTGGAGAACGGCTACCTCCGCTTCACCGTGCGCAACACCCCGAGCAAGACCCCGCCGAAGTACGACCCCAACGCGGTGGAACTCTGGGGCTTCAAGAAGGACCCGCTGATGGCCCTGGTCGCCGCCGCGGTCCAGGCCCGCCTCCCCCACCCCTCGGCGCCCACCGCCCCGGCGGCCCCCGAGGACGCGCCGCCCGCCCTCACGAAGTCCACGGCCCCGGCGCCCCCGGCCGAGGACCACGACGCCCTTCTGCGGCGCCTGCGCGAGCTGGGCGAACTGCACCGGGCGGGGATCCTCACGGAGGACGAGTTCACCGCGGCCAAGCAGGCGGTCCTGCGCCGTATGTGA
- a CDS encoding beta-N-acetylhexosaminidase produces the protein MHRTPRAHRRTSRLLGSLLLVAAAGISSFAAAPAPAGKPKPPLTPLGQIVPAPLKAEPGGAGYEITAKTRIRVGKPEERRIGEYLAKVLRPSTGYELPVVTGEGGDGIRLRISAEPENKVLGNEGYRVISTRGSLTITSWSDAGLFHGVQTVRQQLPAAVEKKTRQRGPWRIAGGTIRDMPRYGYRSTMLDVSRHFFTVEQVKRYIDQAALYKMNKLHLHLSDDQGWRIAIDSWPRLAAYGGSTQVGGGKGGYYTKAQYKEIVAYAASRHLEVVPEIDMPGHTNAALASYAELNCDGVAPPLYTGTAVGFSSLCVKKDVTYDFVDDVIRELAAMTPGKYLHIGGDEAHSTSHEDFVAFMDKVQPVVAKYGKTVMGWHQLTGAEPAEGAVAQYWGYDRTGAAEREQVVDAAKNGTKLVLSPADRSYLDMKYTKDTPLGLSWAGLVEVQRSYDWDPATYLKGAPADAVMGVEAPLWTETLSTSAHLDYMAFPRLPGIAELGWSPAATHDWEKYKVRLAAQAPRWDALGIGYYKSPQVPWPAVG, from the coding sequence GTGCACAGAACACCGAGAGCACACCGCCGGACGTCACGGCTGCTCGGCTCGCTGCTGCTCGTGGCGGCCGCCGGGATCTCCTCCTTCGCCGCCGCGCCCGCGCCCGCGGGGAAGCCGAAGCCCCCCCTCACCCCGCTCGGCCAGATCGTCCCGGCGCCCCTGAAGGCCGAGCCGGGCGGTGCCGGGTACGAGATCACCGCGAAGACCCGCATCCGCGTCGGCAAACCGGAGGAGAGGCGCATCGGCGAGTACCTCGCCAAGGTGCTGCGCCCCTCCACCGGCTACGAACTGCCCGTCGTCACCGGCGAGGGCGGCGACGGCATCCGCCTGCGCATCAGCGCCGAACCGGAGAACAAGGTCCTCGGCAACGAGGGCTACCGGGTCATCTCCACGCGCGGCTCCCTCACCATCACCTCCTGGTCGGACGCCGGGCTCTTCCACGGCGTCCAGACAGTGCGCCAGCAACTGCCCGCCGCCGTCGAGAAGAAGACCAGGCAGCGCGGCCCGTGGCGGATCGCGGGCGGCACCATCAGGGACATGCCGCGCTACGGCTACCGCTCCACGATGCTCGACGTCTCGCGGCACTTCTTCACCGTCGAGCAGGTCAAGCGCTACATCGACCAGGCGGCGCTCTACAAGATGAACAAGCTGCACCTGCACCTCAGCGACGACCAGGGCTGGCGCATCGCCATCGACTCCTGGCCGCGCCTGGCCGCATACGGCGGCTCCACGCAGGTCGGCGGCGGCAAGGGCGGCTACTACACCAAGGCCCAGTACAAGGAGATCGTCGCCTACGCCGCGTCGCGTCACCTGGAGGTCGTCCCGGAGATCGACATGCCGGGGCACACCAACGCGGCCCTCGCCTCGTACGCCGAACTGAACTGCGACGGCGTCGCCCCGCCCCTCTACACCGGCACCGCCGTCGGCTTCAGCTCGCTGTGCGTGAAGAAGGACGTCACGTACGACTTCGTGGACGACGTGATCCGCGAGCTGGCCGCCATGACGCCCGGCAAGTACCTCCACATCGGCGGCGACGAGGCGCACTCCACCAGCCACGAGGACTTCGTCGCCTTCATGGACAAGGTGCAGCCGGTGGTCGCCAAGTACGGCAAGACCGTCATGGGCTGGCACCAGCTCACCGGCGCCGAGCCCGCCGAGGGCGCCGTCGCCCAGTACTGGGGCTACGACAGGACGGGCGCCGCCGAGCGCGAGCAGGTCGTGGACGCCGCGAAGAACGGCACCAAGCTGGTCCTCTCGCCGGCCGACCGCTCCTACCTCGACATGAAGTACACCAAGGACACCCCGCTCGGCCTGTCCTGGGCGGGCCTCGTCGAGGTGCAGCGCTCGTACGACTGGGACCCGGCGACCTACCTGAAGGGCGCGCCCGCGGACGCCGTCATGGGTGTCGAGGCGCCGCTGTGGACGGAGACGCTCTCGACCTCCGCGCACCTGGACTACATGGCGTTCCCGAGGCTGCCCGGGATCGCCGAGCTCGGCTGGTCGCCCGCGGCCACGCACGACTGGGAGAAGTACAAGGTGCGGCTCGCCGCGCAGGCCCCGCGCTGGGACGCGCTCGGCATCGGCTACTACAAGTCGCCGCAGGTCCCCTGGCCGGCCGTCGGCTAG
- a CDS encoding ABC transporter substrate-binding protein codes for MPQSRPSHLSRRGMLAAGGALGLTAVLAACGSEKKDGKKTKGGAADSGPWSFKDDRGETAKRDAAPKNIVAFTGVAAALFDYGIECKGVFGPTKTKDGKADVQAGDMDVSKLTVLGNEWGRFSVEKYASLAPDVLISTMFDAKGTLWYVPEEPSDKILKLAPSVGISVYDRQMTQPLQRILALAESLGADVKSDKVVKAKKRFEDASERLREVAKAHKDIKVLVGSASQELFYVSGSNLSVDLEYFKALGVNIIEPPEKAKKGSGGWFENLSWENVDQYDADLIMMDNRTSALQPAVLDESKPTWRKLPAVKAGQVIPRVTEPIFSYDKCAPILEDLADAIEKAKKLKKGA; via the coding sequence ATGCCCCAGTCCCGTCCCTCCCACCTCTCCCGCCGCGGCATGCTCGCCGCCGGTGGCGCCCTCGGCCTGACCGCCGTCCTGGCGGCCTGCGGCAGCGAGAAAAAGGACGGGAAGAAGACCAAGGGCGGTGCGGCCGATTCCGGCCCCTGGAGCTTCAAGGACGACCGGGGCGAGACGGCGAAGCGCGACGCGGCACCGAAGAACATCGTCGCGTTCACCGGCGTCGCCGCCGCCCTGTTCGACTACGGCATCGAGTGCAAGGGCGTCTTCGGCCCGACGAAGACCAAGGACGGCAAGGCCGACGTGCAGGCCGGCGACATGGACGTCAGCAAGCTGACGGTCCTCGGCAACGAATGGGGCCGGTTCAGCGTCGAGAAGTACGCGAGCCTCGCCCCCGACGTGCTGATCTCCACCATGTTCGACGCCAAGGGCACCCTCTGGTACGTGCCGGAGGAGCCCAGCGACAAGATCCTCAAGCTCGCCCCGAGCGTCGGCATCAGCGTCTACGACCGTCAGATGACCCAGCCGCTCCAGCGCATCCTCGCGCTCGCCGAGTCGCTCGGCGCGGACGTGAAGTCCGACAAGGTCGTCAAGGCGAAGAAGCGCTTCGAGGACGCCTCCGAGCGGCTGCGCGAGGTCGCCAAGGCGCACAAGGACATCAAGGTCCTCGTGGGCTCCGCGAGCCAGGAGCTGTTCTACGTCTCCGGCTCGAACCTCTCCGTCGACCTTGAGTACTTCAAGGCGCTCGGCGTGAACATCATCGAGCCGCCGGAGAAGGCCAAGAAGGGGTCCGGCGGCTGGTTCGAGAACCTCAGCTGGGAGAACGTCGACCAGTACGACGCCGACCTCATCATGATGGACAACCGCACCTCCGCCCTCCAGCCGGCCGTCCTCGACGAGTCCAAGCCGACCTGGCGCAAGCTCCCCGCGGTCAAGGCCGGGCAGGTCATCCCGCGCGTCACGGAGCCGATCTTCTCGTACGACAAGTGCGCGCCGATCCTCGAGGACCTCGCCGACGCGATCGAGAAGGCGAAGAAGCTCAAGAAGGGCGCCTGA
- a CDS encoding acyl-CoA dehydrogenase family protein produces MDHRLSPEHEELRRTVEAFAHDVVAPKIGDFYERHEFPYEIVREMGRMGLFGLPFPEEYGGMGGDYFALGIALEELARVDSSVAITLEAGVSLGAMPLHLFGTEEQKRQWLPKLCSGEMLGAFGLTEPDGGSDAGGTRTTAVRDGDQWVINGSKCFITNSGTDITGLVTVTAVTGRKADGRPLISSIIVPSGTPGFTVAAPYSKVGWNASDTRELSFSDVRVPAANLLGEEGRGYAQFLRILDEGRVAISALATGLAQGCVDESVKYAKERHAFGKPIGANQAIQFKIADMETRAHMARVGWRDAASRLVAGEPFKKEAAIAKLYSSTVAVDNAREATQIHGGYGFMNEYPVARMWRDSKILEIGEGTSEVQRMLIARELGFAG; encoded by the coding sequence ATGGACCACCGTCTGAGCCCCGAGCACGAGGAACTGCGCCGCACGGTCGAGGCGTTCGCGCACGACGTCGTCGCCCCGAAGATCGGCGACTTCTACGAGCGCCACGAGTTCCCGTACGAGATCGTCCGCGAGATGGGCCGCATGGGCCTGTTCGGCCTGCCCTTCCCCGAGGAGTACGGCGGGATGGGCGGCGACTACTTCGCGCTCGGCATCGCCCTCGAAGAGCTGGCCCGCGTCGACTCGTCGGTGGCGATCACCCTGGAGGCGGGCGTCTCGCTCGGCGCGATGCCGCTGCACCTGTTCGGCACGGAGGAGCAGAAGCGGCAGTGGCTGCCGAAGCTGTGCTCCGGCGAGATGCTCGGCGCGTTCGGCCTGACCGAGCCGGACGGCGGCTCGGACGCGGGCGGCACCCGCACCACGGCCGTGCGCGACGGCGACCAGTGGGTGATCAACGGCTCGAAGTGCTTCATCACCAACTCCGGTACGGACATCACCGGCCTGGTCACGGTCACCGCCGTCACCGGCCGCAAGGCCGACGGCCGCCCGCTGATCTCCTCGATCATCGTCCCGTCGGGGACACCGGGCTTCACGGTCGCGGCGCCGTACTCGAAGGTCGGCTGGAACGCCTCGGACACCCGAGAGCTGTCCTTCTCCGACGTCCGCGTGCCCGCGGCGAACCTCCTGGGCGAGGAGGGCCGGGGCTACGCCCAGTTCCTGCGCATCCTGGACGAGGGCCGGGTCGCGATCTCCGCGCTCGCCACCGGCCTCGCGCAGGGTTGCGTGGACGAGTCGGTGAAGTACGCCAAGGAGCGGCACGCCTTCGGCAAGCCGATCGGGGCGAACCAGGCCATCCAGTTCAAGATCGCCGACATGGAGACGCGGGCGCACATGGCCCGGGTCGGCTGGCGGGACGCGGCGTCGCGCCTGGTCGCCGGGGAGCCGTTCAAGAAGGAGGCGGCGATCGCCAAGCTCTACTCCTCGACCGTCGCCGTGGACAACGCCCGCGAGGCCACGCAGATCCACGGCGGATACGGCTTCATGAACGAGTACCCGGTGGCCCGGATGTGGCGGGACTCCAAGATCCTGGAGATCGGTGAGGGCACCAGCGAGGTGCAGCGGATGCTCATCGCCCGGGAGTTGGGCTTCGCGGGCTGA